Proteins encoded by one window of Nostoc sp. ATCC 53789:
- a CDS encoding transposase, with the protein MPHVPYRHVLNSLLYILITGCRWCDLPCSDMWPSKSSSIDR; encoded by the coding sequence ATGCCTCATGTACCATATCGTCATGTATTAAATAGTCTGTTGTACATCCTGATTACTGGGTGTCGATGGTGTGACCTACCATGTAGTGATATGTGGCCATCGAAAAGCTCGTCCATCGATCGTTAA
- a CDS encoding SAV_2336 N-terminal domain-related protein gives MSHQPASSFDQLIAILGKKVNLTGGEELKLTGTEIADILWLILQGQESAETTPAVVVSLPKNDTTDIILPTPTQLFSDKNPTPLVQKSPSVDVYHSGKLPPSINPSHSDKPSRDSNTLPIKTPDAKSLRDSTAIIRALRPLVQRIAVGRRKILDEQATAERIAEEQGIPIPVLKSAQELAFNLALVVDESNSMIFWRQTIEELQQLLKKSGVFRDVQIWGLVTDNQEEIYLQRGIGKKAHHRRCSPCEVLGSSGRHLILVVSDCVSAIWHNGKALSVLEIWVKQNAVAIVQMLPESMWLRTGLTLGAKVQLGNSILGAANQRLFVKEVLLWNDIKFDRGIKVPVLTLEPDMIETWSEMLVGKGTIGAGGFVFTSPPKAQKPGARSVKDAEPKNFPSQEFETKENLTSEERVYRFRMTASPMAQNLASLLSSAPVITLPVVRIIQETLLSMSQQIHVAEVFLGGILKPLSPITPKTHPDGVEYIFIDDDKDKKIRDFLLKNSLRTESLQVIDAVSKYLAENIGNKSLKDFYALLKKPKELDAAVEEAKKNKKEALDSFDSKRFAEITTKVLKRLGGAYARFAKEIEQSQYPQVEPPKSSVTNELIQYSPKKFNNYENDFPEFLENHSETFYT, from the coding sequence ATGTCCCATCAACCAGCATCAAGCTTTGACCAATTGATTGCAATACTAGGGAAAAAAGTTAACCTGACAGGAGGAGAAGAATTAAAGCTGACAGGCACAGAAATCGCTGATATTCTCTGGCTTATTTTGCAAGGTCAAGAATCGGCTGAAACCACCCCTGCTGTTGTTGTATCACTTCCAAAAAATGACACAACAGACATTATTCTACCAACCCCCACACAGCTTTTTTCTGACAAAAACCCTACCCCACTCGTTCAAAAATCGCCCTCTGTAGACGTTTATCACTCTGGTAAATTACCACCCTCTATAAACCCCTCTCATTCTGACAAACCATCCCGCGACAGCAACACTCTACCAATCAAAACTCCTGATGCAAAGTCATTGCGTGATTCCACTGCGATAATACGGGCGTTACGTCCCCTGGTGCAACGAATTGCTGTCGGTAGAAGAAAAATCTTGGATGAACAAGCAACTGCTGAACGCATTGCAGAAGAACAAGGTATTCCTATTCCCGTCCTCAAATCAGCCCAAGAGCTTGCGTTTAATTTAGCGTTAGTTGTGGATGAAAGCAATTCTATGATTTTCTGGCGACAGACGATTGAGGAGTTACAACAACTGTTAAAAAAATCTGGGGTGTTTCGAGACGTGCAAATTTGGGGGCTGGTGACAGATAACCAAGAAGAAATTTACTTACAACGAGGAATAGGCAAAAAAGCCCACCATCGCCGCTGTAGTCCCTGTGAAGTACTTGGTTCAAGTGGTCGCCATTTGATTTTGGTAGTGAGTGATTGTGTTAGTGCTATTTGGCACAATGGGAAAGCTTTATCAGTTCTAGAAATCTGGGTAAAGCAGAATGCCGTCGCTATTGTGCAGATGTTACCAGAATCTATGTGGCTGAGAACAGGATTGACTTTAGGTGCAAAAGTACAATTAGGTAACTCAATTTTAGGAGCCGCAAATCAAAGGTTATTTGTCAAAGAAGTATTGCTCTGGAATGACATTAAGTTTGACAGAGGAATTAAGGTTCCAGTGTTAACTCTAGAACCAGATATGATAGAAACTTGGAGTGAAATGTTGGTAGGTAAGGGCACTATTGGGGCAGGAGGGTTTGTGTTTACTTCCCCACCCAAAGCTCAAAAACCTGGGGCTAGAAGTGTTAAAGATGCTGAACCAAAAAACTTCCCCAGTCAGGAATTTGAAACCAAAGAAAATCTAACTAGTGAAGAACGGGTTTATCGCTTCCGTATGACAGCTTCCCCAATGGCGCAAAATCTGGCTAGTTTGCTGTCTTCTGCTCCTGTTATTACTCTACCTGTAGTTCGCATAATTCAAGAAACTTTGCTTTCAATGTCTCAACAAATTCACGTTGCGGAAGTGTTTCTTGGTGGGATATTAAAACCGCTTTCTCCCATTACACCGAAAACACATCCTGATGGAGTTGAGTATATTTTTATTGATGATGACAAAGATAAAAAAATACGGGATTTTCTACTTAAAAATAGTCTGAGAACTGAATCTTTACAAGTTATTGATGCAGTTTCTAAGTATCTTGCCGAGAATATAGGAAATAAATCTCTCAAAGATTTTTATGCTCTGCTGAAAAAGCCAAAAGAGTTAGATGCGGCAGTTGAAGAGGCAAAAAAGAATAAAAAGGAAGCGCTTGATAGTTTTGACTCGAAACGTTTTGCAGAAATAACAACCAAGGTCTTGAAACGGCTGGGGGGAGCTTATGCTCGTTTTGCTAAAGAAATTGAACAGTCGCAATATCCACAGGTAGAACCTCCAAAATCTTCTGTAACTAATGAATTAATACAATATTCTCCAAAAAAATTTAACAATTATGAAAATGATTTTCCAGAATTCCTTGAAAATCATTCCGAAACTTTCTATACGTAG
- a CDS encoding MoxR family ATPase yields MAHWHLFFGDGEPHKVHIKDLPPPPPWRQFQNSKKTDLLEELKEQEEEIKGRWEAIQRLAESKENERGRLKGEKFRLYTKSKDSEYASKAEKVAEAVNAALYLRRPLLITGNPGSGKTSLAYAIAHELKLGPVLSWAISTRSTFQDGLYRYDAIARLQEKGKGEDDNIGDYLRLGPVGTAFLPSQFPRVLLIDEIDKSDINLPNELLHLFEEGTFEIPELSRWIKKTKGKEDETAENSSSPTSVETRVEIRTEDKGIMALTEGTVRCTTFPIVIMTSNGERDFPPAFMRRCLQVNMPNPSSEALQAIVKAHFNGDEPSFKKVKSAIDNLITEFLSEDEEQNERATDQLLNAIYLRANLSAESFEEGQLKDLLFKGLSASDEPDDE; encoded by the coding sequence ATGGCACATTGGCATTTATTTTTTGGTGATGGTGAACCCCATAAAGTTCATATTAAAGACTTGCCTCCTCCTCCTCCTTGGAGACAGTTTCAGAACAGCAAAAAGACAGATTTGCTAGAAGAACTTAAAGAGCAAGAAGAAGAAATAAAGGGACGCTGGGAAGCTATTCAAAGACTAGCTGAATCTAAAGAAAATGAACGGGGTAGACTTAAGGGAGAAAAATTCCGCCTATATACAAAATCTAAAGACTCAGAATATGCAAGTAAGGCAGAAAAAGTTGCTGAGGCGGTAAACGCAGCGTTGTATTTAAGACGACCTCTCTTAATCACTGGAAACCCCGGTTCGGGAAAAACTTCTTTAGCTTATGCTATCGCCCATGAATTAAAATTAGGTCCCGTACTTAGTTGGGCTATTTCAACAAGGTCAACTTTCCAAGATGGACTCTATCGCTATGATGCTATTGCTAGACTACAGGAAAAAGGCAAGGGAGAAGATGATAATATTGGTGATTATCTTCGATTAGGGCCAGTTGGAACAGCCTTCTTACCTTCCCAATTCCCTAGGGTGTTGTTAATTGACGAAATTGATAAAAGTGACATCAATTTACCCAATGAGCTTTTACACCTTTTTGAAGAAGGAACATTTGAAATTCCTGAATTAAGCCGTTGGATAAAAAAAACGAAGGGGAAAGAAGACGAGACTGCCGAAAATAGCTCTAGTCCTACCAGTGTGGAAACCAGGGTGGAAATTCGCACTGAGGATAAAGGGATAATGGCTTTGACTGAGGGAACAGTGCGCTGTACAACCTTCCCCATCGTTATCATGACAAGCAACGGTGAACGAGACTTTCCTCCAGCGTTTATGAGGCGGTGTCTTCAGGTAAATATGCCTAATCCCTCTTCAGAAGCTCTGCAAGCTATTGTTAAGGCTCATTTTAATGGGGATGAGCCATCTTTTAAAAAAGTAAAAAGTGCTATTGACAATCTCATCACAGAGTTCTTAAGCGAGGATGAGGAGCAAAACGAACGAGCTACAGATCAGTTATTAAATGCCATTTATTTAAGAGCTAATCTTAGTGCTGAATCTTTTGAAGAAGGACAACTAAAAGACTTATTATTTAAAGGTCTATCCGCTTCTGATGAACCAGATGATGAATGA